The following proteins are co-located in the Clavibacter capsici genome:
- a CDS encoding GNAT family N-acetyltransferase, with amino-acid sequence MQIRPATDADWPRIFPFYRAIVDAGRTYALPAGQSLEEARPNWMAEAPARTFVAVDDDGTVLGSAKAGPNRPGRGAHVATGSFLVDPGHGGRGVGRALGEFVLAWARAEGYRAIQFNAVVETNRAAVHLWESLGFRIIGTVPEAFDHAEDGLVGLHVMHLPLR; translated from the coding sequence ATGCAGATCCGCCCCGCCACGGACGCCGACTGGCCCCGCATCTTCCCCTTCTATCGCGCGATCGTCGACGCCGGCCGCACCTACGCGCTCCCGGCCGGGCAGTCGCTCGAGGAGGCGCGGCCGAACTGGATGGCGGAGGCGCCCGCCCGCACCTTCGTGGCGGTCGACGACGACGGCACGGTGCTCGGATCCGCCAAGGCCGGCCCGAACCGGCCGGGCCGCGGGGCGCACGTCGCCACCGGGTCCTTCCTCGTGGATCCCGGCCACGGCGGCCGCGGCGTCGGCCGCGCGCTCGGCGAGTTCGTGTTGGCGTGGGCGCGCGCGGAGGGGTACCGGGCGATCCAGTTCAACGCCGTCGTGGAGACGAACCGCGCGGCCGTGCACCTGTGGGAGTCGCTCGGCTTCCGGATCATCGGCACCGTCCCCGAGGCCTTCGACCACGCCGAGGACGGGCTCGTCGGCCTGCACGTCATGCACCTGCCGCTCCGCTGA
- the iolC gene encoding 5-dehydro-2-deoxygluconokinase, with the protein MSPAPTPIHDVITIGRVGVDLYPLQDGVGLEDVATFGKYLGGSAANVAVAAARHGRSAALVSRVGDDPFGRYVTRELERLGVSAEFVTPIDDLPTPVTFCEIFPPDDFPLYFYRRPKAPDLCIEADALDTTAIQDARVHWSTVTGLSEEPSRSAHHAAWVARARRPLTVLDLDYRPMFWSSPADATREVGRALEHVTVAVGNREECEIAVGETDPLRAADALLDRGVELAIVKQGPKGVLAKTRDETVEVPPYPVEVVNGLGAGDGFGGALVHGLLAGWELERILRFANVAGAIVASRRECSTAMPTTAEVEAVLEGIR; encoded by the coding sequence ATGAGTCCCGCCCCGACCCCGATCCACGACGTGATCACCATCGGCCGCGTCGGCGTCGACCTCTACCCCCTCCAGGACGGCGTGGGCCTCGAGGACGTCGCGACGTTCGGCAAGTACCTCGGCGGGAGCGCGGCCAACGTGGCGGTCGCGGCCGCCCGGCACGGCAGGTCCGCCGCCCTCGTCTCGCGCGTGGGGGACGACCCCTTCGGCCGCTACGTCACGCGCGAGCTCGAGCGGCTCGGGGTCTCCGCCGAGTTCGTGACGCCGATCGACGACCTGCCGACGCCCGTCACCTTCTGCGAGATCTTCCCGCCCGACGACTTCCCCCTCTACTTCTACCGCCGGCCGAAGGCGCCCGACCTCTGCATCGAGGCGGACGCGCTCGACACGACGGCGATCCAGGACGCGCGCGTGCACTGGTCCACGGTCACGGGCCTCAGCGAGGAGCCGAGCCGGTCCGCGCACCACGCCGCGTGGGTCGCCCGCGCGCGCCGCCCGCTCACGGTGCTCGACCTCGACTACCGGCCCATGTTCTGGTCGTCGCCCGCGGACGCGACCCGCGAGGTCGGCCGGGCGCTCGAGCACGTGACGGTCGCCGTGGGCAACCGCGAGGAGTGCGAGATCGCGGTGGGGGAGACGGATCCGCTGCGGGCCGCCGACGCGCTGCTCGACCGCGGCGTCGAGCTCGCCATCGTGAAGCAGGGCCCGAAGGGCGTGCTCGCGAAGACGCGCGACGAGACCGTGGAGGTGCCGCCGTACCCGGTCGAGGTCGTCAACGGGCTCGGCGCGGGCGACGGGTTCGGCGGCGCGCTCGTGCACGGCCTGCTCGCCGGATGGGAGCTGGAGCGGATCCTGCGCTTCGCGAACGTCGCGGGCGCCATCGTCGCGTCCCGCCGCGAGTGCTCGACCGCCATGCCGACCACGGCCGAGGTCGAGGCCGTGCTCGAGGGGATCCGATGA